taattcatttttacatgctgataaacaaTTTCAGCCagatcggtcgagtagatcctgagatatcgacaccaccagttgaaataacatggtttcgagaaaaacgcgctttaaaattcgtacataccttaaggtgacttcatacttttgtggctgtaactttccataTTTCGTTTCCATAAAATACGATAAAtttttttaggacaacatttctgagggcataaacttcccaaaaatgcaagaaacaaaaattcgtttttttcgattttctagaCCGGGGTCCTCCCTTAAACAATCGTAATTCTCATGATGCTATTCGGTATCATCGATTAGCTTTTTCATTAAAATACCAACATTCTCAGAATTGTTTAATGTTGGAtacaagatgatgatgtgtgaaaaTGTATATTAACTGTCATgaagaaaacattcgaattcttagAGGTGGAAAACTATTGTTACTCTTTCGTTCCATTGGTTTTggtagtcctgagaaggactgtttGTTTTTAAATAAGTTTCAAATGAAAAGCACCAGTGCACTTTACTTTTTGGCAGCAGCTTTCTTTGCTGGTGCTGCCTTTTTCGGTTTTGGAGTTTTAGGCTTCTTCGCTGCTGTCTTCGATGCTTTGGTTGGTTTCTGTTTGGAAGCGGCTGCTTTCTTTACGGTTCCAGCCTTTTTGGCGGTTTTGGCGACGACAGCTTTAGCCTTCTTCTGAACCGCTTTTTTTGCTGGTGCTTCCTTCGGCTTTTTGGCAGCAGCAGTTTTAGAAGTGGCTGCCTTTTTGGCGACTTTCTTTTCCCCTGCAGGTTTCTTCCCAGTCGCAGCTTTCTTTGGTTTCTTCTCGCCCGCAGGTGTCTTATCCTTAGGTTTGATTTTGAAGGATCCCGATGCTCCACTTCCTTTGGTTTGCACAAGATTACCTTTCTCGACACCActcttcaaagatttttttatgaaagttgAGAGCTTAGCAACATCACACTTGTAATTGGCACCGATATACTTCTTGATGGCCTGAAGAGAAGATCCATTACGATCCTTTAAGGTCTTGATGGCGGCCAGAACCATTTCGTTCACTGGTGGATGGGTGGCTGGCTTTTTTGGTTTCTTATCCTCTCCTTTAGGAGCACGAGCCTTTTTCGGTGTCTTGGCTGGAGATGCAGCAACTGATGCTGCGGGAACGACTTCAGTAGCTGTTTCGGCCATTTTATTCACTGTGTTTCACTGCTATGTTTCAACGAAATGCTGAATTCATTGATGCGCTCGGTGCCGCCGTTTGTGCTCGGAATCGAaaactgtgttagggaaactcaaAGCGTATTTGTAAttgatgttttaaaaaatgttacttttctttGTTACAGTCCTCACATGTTTATCAGATACCTTATTTAATATTTACTATGATGTTTGAGCTACCATTTAAAGTTGCTCTGTTTTTAAAAGTCCAAGCCGATACTCAATAATTTACGATAAATGCTAATGATATGTATCAGAAGTATCAACACTCTgtcgaaaatgttcaattttcttacattgcaAAAGATAAACAGTTATTAAACCTAATTCTAATGAAATAGGGACAATTTTTCGATATATGGATACCAgaattgaatgttttttcacaacaTTACGAAGCATTCTTATCAAAACTTGGGGCAATCGGAGTAGCTAAAGCAA
The Toxorhynchites rutilus septentrionalis strain SRP chromosome 2, ASM2978413v1, whole genome shotgun sequence genome window above contains:
- the LOC129771979 gene encoding histone H1B-like — protein: MAETATEVVPAASVAASPAKTPKKARAPKGEDKKPKKPATHPPVNEMVLAAIKTLKDRNGSSLQAIKKYIGANYKCDVAKLSTFIKKSLKSGVEKGNLVQTKGSGASGSFKIKPKDKTPAGEKKPKKAATGKKPAGEKKVAKKAATSKTAAAKKPKEAPAKKAVQKKAKAVVAKTAKKAGTVKKAAASKQKPTKASKTAAKKPKTPKPKKAAPAKKAAAKK